The proteins below come from a single uncultured Carboxylicivirga sp. genomic window:
- a CDS encoding TonB-dependent receptor, with translation MGKICVLLVSFTIQVIFINVKAQDMAIDTFNIIEVEIVKNRLSDLSELDSRIDVDSKQISNYSSQNVSYLLGKTSLGLVTSNGPNGGLASFRIRGGSAEHTSVFWNGLQINSLTTGSADLSLINVGTFNQISVINGGSAVKYGSGSFGGAIELNNIPSFNKETSVSVNGEAGSFETYRGNVGLKLVNEHISYSGSLFASSSENNFKFKDDFDFGKPLKTMLGADNKGMGTIHSLSVKLKNHLIQSGLWYQKKDYNIIPEMGRGEPVSSSNQKDSTFKAFVGWKYFVTDWKFEFQSGYVSDNLDYSQSGVAINEIGSKRSLNSLFVKRYLGNLTFEGGVKYNRLEGYSQSYQTNQVEHEGVALLDISLKEERTILDVSINKEWNSVTNPPVMFALSGYYKLVPEKMDVRAKVASHYRRPTFNERYWIPGGRTDLKAERGINSEVGALITIIDNSRNTLTLDQVLYCADNNEMLMWLPDSNGMSAPANMGVVLSYGSETKINYLLDLSQSKLTASLMYGYGKHIFNDKDQSNYKKDVYYKPRHLIRGWVGYERAKWNLTLNTSFQSVCYTPDGFKMNSVFLADVIGNAQLIESKPNLKVFFRIENLLNANYQLIYKYAQPMRNYSLGINLII, from the coding sequence ATGGGAAAGATATGTGTATTGCTTGTTTCCTTTACGATTCAGGTAATATTTATAAATGTGAAGGCACAGGATATGGCAATTGACACTTTTAATATTATTGAAGTTGAAATTGTTAAAAATCGCTTGTCTGACTTAAGTGAATTGGATAGCAGGATTGATGTTGATTCAAAACAAATAAGTAATTATTCAAGTCAGAATGTGTCTTATTTATTAGGAAAAACATCTTTGGGTCTTGTTACATCCAATGGGCCTAATGGCGGTTTGGCATCTTTTCGGATAAGAGGAGGGAGTGCTGAGCATACGAGTGTTTTTTGGAATGGATTACAGATAAATTCCTTAACAACAGGATCTGCTGATTTAAGTTTAATTAATGTTGGAACATTCAACCAAATTTCAGTAATAAACGGAGGAAGTGCTGTTAAATATGGAAGTGGATCGTTTGGAGGTGCCATTGAGCTGAATAATATTCCGAGTTTTAATAAAGAAACGTCTGTATCAGTTAATGGCGAAGCGGGTAGTTTTGAAACCTACAGGGGGAATGTTGGTTTAAAATTAGTGAATGAGCACATTAGTTACTCAGGAAGTTTATTTGCCAGTTCTTCTGAAAATAATTTCAAATTTAAAGATGATTTTGACTTTGGTAAGCCTTTAAAAACCATGCTAGGAGCAGATAATAAAGGAATGGGAACGATTCATTCATTATCTGTTAAGCTTAAAAATCATCTGATTCAATCGGGTTTATGGTATCAAAAAAAGGATTACAATATTATACCTGAAATGGGACGAGGTGAACCTGTTAGTTCATCAAACCAAAAAGATTCTACTTTCAAAGCTTTTGTGGGATGGAAATACTTTGTTACCGATTGGAAATTTGAATTTCAATCAGGTTACGTTAGTGACAATCTTGATTATTCACAATCGGGTGTGGCAATAAATGAAATTGGATCGAAACGGAGTTTAAATTCTTTGTTTGTAAAACGATATTTAGGCAATCTAACTTTTGAGGGTGGTGTAAAATATAATCGACTGGAAGGATATTCTCAATCCTACCAAACCAATCAAGTAGAACACGAAGGTGTTGCGTTATTGGACATATCTCTTAAAGAAGAAAGAACCATATTAGATGTTTCAATTAATAAAGAATGGAATTCAGTGACGAATCCTCCAGTGATGTTTGCCTTATCGGGTTATTATAAACTGGTTCCTGAAAAAATGGATGTGCGTGCCAAAGTGGCCTCACATTACCGACGCCCAACTTTTAACGAGCGCTATTGGATTCCCGGAGGAAGAACCGATTTAAAAGCCGAGAGAGGAATAAACAGCGAAGTGGGTGCTTTAATTACCATTATTGATAATAGCAGAAATACCTTAACTCTGGATCAGGTTTTATATTGTGCCGATAATAATGAAATGTTGATGTGGTTACCCGATTCAAATGGGATGTCAGCTCCGGCAAATATGGGAGTAGTTTTGTCTTATGGTAGTGAAACAAAAATTAATTACCTGTTAGATTTAAGTCAATCAAAGCTGACTGCTTCATTAATGTATGGATATGGAAAACATATTTTTAACGATAAAGATCAAAGCAATTATAAAAAAGATGTGTATTACAAACCAAGGCATCTTATTAGAGGTTGGGTAGGCTACGAAAGAGCTAAATGGAATTTAACTTTAAATACTTCTTTTCAATCAGTTTGTTATACTCCCGATGGTTTTAAAATGAATTCGGTGTTTTTAGCTGATGTTATAGGTAATGCTCAATTGATAGAGAGTAAACCGAATCTCAAAGTCTTTTTTCGAATAGAGAATTTATTAAACGCCAATTATCAATTAATATATAAGTATGCGCAACCTATGCGTAACTATAGTTTAGGAATAAATTTAATAATCTAA
- a CDS encoding sulfite exporter TauE/SafE family protein — protein MGILEGFIIGFFGSLHCVGMCGPLALALPLPTKSIWQKIVGAFLYNIGRAITYSVLGLIFGFVGVGLKHSGIQQIVSIVCGVVMILSVILPGIIKLPKSSGKFTNSIYATLKKKIGDSLNRRKIGNLFIIGILNGFLPCGLVYVAISKAVLSLSLAESVLSMFFFGLGTLPMMFAVAFFSDIIKSRYLYHLKKFIPVFIILLGIIFILRGMNLGIPFISPDMSKPACCH, from the coding sequence ATGGGAATCCTGGAAGGCTTTATTATCGGATTTTTCGGAAGTTTACATTGTGTTGGTATGTGTGGCCCATTGGCATTGGCATTACCATTACCCACTAAATCGATTTGGCAAAAAATTGTTGGAGCTTTCTTATATAATATAGGTAGGGCAATAACATACAGTGTTTTAGGTTTAATATTTGGTTTTGTGGGAGTGGGTTTAAAACATTCTGGAATTCAACAAATTGTTTCCATTGTTTGTGGAGTTGTAATGATACTATCGGTAATTTTACCAGGTATTATAAAATTACCTAAAAGCAGTGGTAAATTTACCAACTCTATTTATGCTACTTTAAAGAAGAAAATTGGTGATTCTTTGAATCGTAGAAAGATAGGAAACCTGTTTATTATTGGAATTCTGAATGGTTTTTTACCATGTGGATTAGTATATGTAGCCATTTCTAAAGCTGTATTATCATTAAGTTTGGCCGAGAGTGTTTTATCCATGTTTTTCTTTGGATTAGGAACCCTACCTATGATGTTTGCTGTTGCTTTCTTCTCTGACATAATAAAAAGCCGTTATTTATATCATCTCAAAAAGTTTATTCCAGTTTTTATCATTCTATTGGGTATTATTTTTATTCTTCGTGGTATGAACTTAGGAATCCCCTTTATCAGCCCTGATATGAGTAAACCTGCTTGTTGTCATTGA
- a CDS encoding FixH family protein produces the protein MKFNWGHGLVVAILLGISGLLTLVYITTNERIDMVTDGYYPKELKYQDQIEKLKNYNALSEKIIMNQDGGLSIVFPRLTEKPSQILGKIHIYRPSDQRLDVEREIKLDSAFIAKFNKEDFLNGKYEVIIEWQANNQLFLTKLPLYID, from the coding sequence ATGAAATTCAATTGGGGACACGGATTAGTTGTAGCAATTCTACTTGGAATATCAGGACTATTGACATTGGTTTATATCACAACCAACGAACGCATTGATATGGTTACTGATGGGTATTATCCAAAAGAATTGAAATATCAGGATCAAATTGAAAAACTAAAAAATTATAATGCTCTATCAGAAAAGATAATAATGAATCAGGATGGAGGGTTATCCATTGTTTTTCCTCGATTAACAGAAAAACCATCTCAAATTTTAGGAAAGATACATATTTATCGACCTTCGGATCAGCGATTGGATGTTGAGAGAGAAATTAAACTGGATTCAGCATTTATAGCTAAATTCAACAAGGAAGATTTTTTAAATGGAAAGTATGAAGTAATTATTGAATGGCAGGCAAATAATCAACTTTTTCTAACTAAATTGCCACTATACATTGATTAA
- the ccoG gene encoding cytochrome c oxidase accessory protein CcoG, translating to MSDHLNQSFRDRITTMNPEGKRNWIYANQPKGKYYNARNIVGIILLAFLFAAPYIKIHGEPLLLFDIMHRKFVLFGVVFWPQDFHLFVIGLITIIIAIVTFTVVYGRVWCGWACPQTIFMELIFRRIEYWIEGTGDQQRIRNNGEDSFDKLWRKGLKHILFIVISLLITHTMLSYLVGAETVKQYVTSSPSKNISIFIALMIFTSAFYFVFAFFREQVCSLVCPYGRLQGALVDNNTLTVIYDYKRGENRGPMRKNEDRKANGKGDCVNCHKCTTVCPTGIDIRDGIQLECINCTACIDACDSVMERYKLPKGLIRITSKNNIENGQPFKWTPRIIAYTALLVALIGVLVVLFNLRSDFETTILRVQGSLYQTLDDGRISNIYNYKIVNKTSKKSDLSIKLISPEGEVQLAGHMMRIKEQEKLQGAFLLKLSKDQLQGSNTKVLLGIYDGDQLLETIESTFVGPN from the coding sequence ATGTCAGACCATCTGAACCAATCTTTTCGTGATAGAATAACCACTATGAATCCCGAGGGTAAGCGTAATTGGATATACGCCAATCAACCCAAAGGAAAATATTACAATGCCCGTAATATTGTTGGAATTATTCTTCTGGCCTTTTTGTTTGCAGCACCATACATAAAGATCCATGGTGAGCCATTGCTATTGTTTGACATTATGCATCGTAAGTTTGTGTTGTTTGGGGTTGTTTTTTGGCCACAGGATTTTCATCTTTTTGTAATTGGCTTAATCACCATCATTATTGCCATTGTTACATTTACAGTGGTTTATGGGCGCGTTTGGTGCGGATGGGCTTGTCCGCAAACTATATTTATGGAATTAATTTTCCGACGTATCGAATATTGGATTGAAGGAACAGGAGATCAGCAAAGAATAAGAAACAATGGAGAAGACAGTTTTGATAAGCTTTGGAGGAAAGGATTAAAACACATCTTATTTATTGTTATTTCATTACTTATCACTCATACCATGTTATCCTATTTGGTTGGTGCAGAAACCGTAAAGCAATATGTAACAAGTTCTCCTTCTAAAAATATAAGTATTTTTATCGCTTTGATGATTTTTACCAGTGCTTTCTATTTTGTATTTGCATTCTTTCGCGAACAAGTTTGTTCTTTGGTATGTCCATATGGTCGTTTACAAGGAGCCTTGGTTGATAATAACACATTAACGGTAATATACGATTATAAGAGGGGTGAAAATCGAGGCCCAATGCGCAAAAATGAAGATCGTAAAGCTAATGGGAAAGGCGATTGTGTCAATTGTCATAAATGCACTACAGTATGCCCAACCGGAATTGATATAAGAGATGGAATTCAGTTAGAATGTATTAATTGTACAGCATGTATTGATGCTTGCGATAGTGTGATGGAGCGTTATAAGTTGCCCAAAGGGCTGATTAGAATAACATCCAAAAATAATATTGAAAATGGTCAGCCTTTCAAATGGACTCCACGTATCATTGCCTATACGGCATTATTAGTTGCTTTAATTGGAGTGTTAGTTGTACTTTTTAATCTGCGCTCCGATTTCGAAACTACCATTTTACGGGTGCAAGGATCATTGTATCAAACTTTAGATGACGGACGAATTAGCAATATCTACAATTATAAAATTGTAAATAAAACCAGTAAGAAATCTGACTTATCTATTAAACTTATTTCTCCCGAAGGAGAAGTGCAGTTAGCCGGACATATGATGAGGATTAAAGAACAAGAGAAACTTCAGGGAGCCTTTTTACTAAAATTATCAAAAGATCAGCTTCAGGGATCGAATACAAAAGTACTATTAGGTATATATGATGGAGATCAACTCCTCGAAACCATCGAATCGACTTTTGTAGGACCTAACTAA
- a CDS encoding c-type cytochrome, producing MEENKKDPRNPELDPLTNDKFVPDHEFDGIRELANNPPWWLTFLFIFSILFAYIYLAKYHFFSDDGRVGANEYEAEMYAVEMAKMEAEGAQIAAESSGGISIETVKIDYTVPLEAQADIDKGAKVFATNCAVCHLAEGQGLVGPNLTDDFWIHGGSFENIMTVINNGVIEKGMIAWKGQLSDKQIHQVASFITTLQGTNPPNPKAPQGEKYVPVAEE from the coding sequence ATGGAAGAGAATAAAAAAGACCCGAGAAATCCAGAGCTTGATCCGCTAACGAATGATAAGTTTGTACCTGATCATGAATTTGATGGTATTCGCGAATTAGCCAATAATCCACCTTGGTGGCTCACTTTCCTGTTTATATTCAGTATTTTATTTGCATACATTTATTTAGCTAAATATCATTTTTTTAGTGATGATGGTAGAGTAGGTGCCAATGAATATGAAGCAGAAATGTATGCTGTTGAAATGGCAAAGATGGAGGCTGAGGGTGCACAAATTGCTGCCGAGTCAAGTGGTGGAATATCTATTGAAACAGTTAAAATTGATTATACCGTTCCGCTGGAGGCACAAGCAGACATTGATAAGGGAGCTAAGGTTTTTGCTACTAATTGTGCTGTATGTCATTTGGCAGAAGGGCAAGGATTGGTTGGGCCCAATTTAACAGATGACTTTTGGATACATGGAGGCAGTTTTGAAAATATTATGACGGTGATTAATAATGGAGTTATTGAAAAGGGAATGATTGCCTGGAAAGGACAGCTTTCGGATAAGCAGATTCATCAGGTGGCAAGCTTTATTACAACTTTGCAAGGAACAAACCCTCCTAATCCCAAAGCTCCTCAAGGTGAAAAGTATGTTCCTGTAGCAGAAGAATAA
- the ccoN gene encoding cytochrome-c oxidase, cbb3-type subunit I, with translation MKQETFYYDNKIVKYFLIATITWGLIGMLAGVMAALQLAMPFFNFEMEYTSFGRVRPIHTNAAIFAFVGNGIFTGAYYSLQRLLKTRMFSDVLSWFHFWGWQAIIVSGALTLALGFTTGKEYAELEWPIDIMIAVVWLAFGWNMFGTIVKRRVKHLYVAIWFYIATFVTVTVLHVVNSVELPVSFLKSYSWYAGVQDALVQWWYGHNAVAFFLTTPYLGLMYYFVPKASNRPVYSYRLSIVHFWSFLFVYIWAGPHHLLYTALPDWAQSLGTVFSIMLIAPSWGGMLNGLLTLRGAWDKVRESATLKFLVVAVTAYGMATFEGPMLALKNVNAISHYTDWTPAHVHVGTLGWNGFLTFGMLYWLVPKIFNTKLFSQKLANTHFWIGTLGILFWVIPMYWAGLTQSLMWKEFTADGLLAYPNFLETLTQIRPMYYMRALGGLIYLSGAILMTYNLYRTARQGSVVANEETTAVDETYSPKKHKENFHGWLERKPVQFMVLSLVVVLIGTFVELIPTFLIKSNVPTISSVKPYTPLELQGRDIYLREGCYNCHSQMVRPFRSETERYGEYSKAGEFVYDHPFQWGSKRIGPDLAREGVMTGKIYKPDAWHYNHMLDPQMLNENSIMPKYPWIINDDVDLEMLPAKIRAMQTMGVPYEEGYDEKALDDYMAQADKITEGLKAAGIETSSEKEIIALIAYLQRLGTDIYKIAPTEDITE, from the coding sequence ATGAAGCAAGAGACATTTTATTACGATAATAAAATTGTTAAGTACTTCCTTATTGCCACAATAACCTGGGGGCTAATAGGTATGCTTGCCGGTGTTATGGCAGCCTTACAATTGGCAATGCCGTTTTTTAACTTTGAAATGGAATACACATCTTTTGGACGTGTACGGCCTATTCATACTAATGCTGCAATTTTTGCTTTTGTCGGTAATGGCATATTTACAGGAGCTTATTATTCGTTACAACGTTTATTAAAAACCCGTATGTTTAGCGATGTTTTGAGCTGGTTCCATTTTTGGGGATGGCAAGCCATTATTGTTTCGGGAGCTTTAACTTTGGCATTAGGATTTACCACCGGTAAAGAATATGCAGAGCTTGAATGGCCAATTGATATTATGATAGCAGTTGTTTGGCTTGCTTTTGGATGGAATATGTTTGGAACCATCGTTAAACGTAGAGTTAAGCATTTGTATGTAGCCATTTGGTTTTATATTGCCACGTTTGTAACGGTAACTGTTTTGCATGTAGTTAATTCCGTTGAATTACCGGTATCATTTCTAAAAAGCTATTCATGGTACGCAGGTGTACAGGATGCTTTGGTACAATGGTGGTATGGTCACAATGCAGTAGCATTTTTCTTGACTACACCTTATTTAGGCTTGATGTATTACTTTGTTCCCAAAGCATCAAATCGCCCGGTTTATTCGTATCGATTATCTATAGTGCATTTCTGGTCATTCTTGTTTGTATACATTTGGGCCGGTCCTCATCATTTATTGTATACAGCCTTACCTGATTGGGCTCAATCGTTAGGAACAGTTTTTTCAATAATGCTGATTGCACCTTCGTGGGGAGGAATGCTAAATGGATTGTTGACATTAAGAGGTGCCTGGGATAAGGTGCGTGAGAGTGCGACTTTAAAATTCCTGGTTGTAGCTGTTACTGCTTATGGAATGGCAACATTTGAAGGACCTATGTTGGCGCTGAAAAATGTGAATGCAATTAGTCATTATACCGATTGGACACCTGCTCATGTGCATGTTGGAACTTTAGGTTGGAATGGCTTCTTAACATTTGGAATGCTTTACTGGTTGGTTCCTAAAATATTTAATACTAAACTGTTTTCTCAAAAGCTGGCAAATACTCATTTTTGGATTGGTACATTAGGTATTTTGTTTTGGGTTATACCAATGTATTGGGCAGGATTAACCCAAAGTTTAATGTGGAAAGAGTTTACTGCTGATGGCTTATTGGCTTATCCTAATTTTTTGGAGACGCTTACTCAGATTCGTCCGATGTATTATATGAGAGCTTTAGGTGGTTTAATTTATCTATCAGGAGCTATTTTGATGACATATAATTTGTATAGAACTGCCAGGCAAGGAAGTGTTGTTGCAAATGAAGAAACAACTGCTGTTGATGAAACTTATTCTCCTAAAAAGCATAAAGAGAACTTTCATGGTTGGCTCGAACGGAAACCAGTGCAGTTTATGGTACTTTCGTTAGTTGTTGTTTTGATAGGAACTTTTGTAGAATTAATACCTACATTCCTGATAAAATCTAATGTACCAACTATATCGAGTGTAAAACCATATACGCCTCTTGAATTACAAGGACGGGATATATACTTGCGCGAAGGTTGTTATAATTGTCACTCACAAATGGTACGACCTTTCAGGTCAGAAACAGAACGTTATGGAGAGTACTCAAAAGCTGGTGAATTTGTTTACGATCATCCATTCCAATGGGGATCAAAACGTATTGGACCTGATTTAGCCAGAGAAGGAGTAATGACAGGTAAAATTTATAAACCCGATGCCTGGCATTATAATCACATGCTGGATCCGCAGATGCTGAATGAAAATTCTATCATGCCTAAATATCCTTGGATAATAAATGATGATGTTGATTTGGAAATGTTACCGGCAAAAATAAGGGCTATGCAAACCATGGGTGTTCCATACGAAGAAGGATATGATGAAAAAGCTCTTGATGATTACATGGCTCAGGCTGATAAGATAACAGAAGGCTTAAAAGCTGCAGGAATAGAAACAAGTAGTGAGAAAGAAATTATAGCCTTAATTGCCTATTTGCAACGATTGGGTACTGATATTTATAAAATAGCTCCTACAGAAGATATAACTGAATAA
- the ccoS gene encoding cbb3-type cytochrome oxidase assembly protein CcoS has product MEIIIVLVIVSILVALFFLSMFIWAVKSGQYEDDYSPSVRILFDQQDNKEKKSNSKSHKSNEARDILLR; this is encoded by the coding sequence ATGGAGATTATTATTGTTTTAGTAATTGTTAGTATTCTGGTTGCACTGTTTTTTCTGTCGATGTTTATATGGGCAGTAAAATCGGGGCAATACGAAGATGACTATTCTCCTTCTGTACGCATACTTTTTGATCAGCAAGATAACAAAGAAAAAAAGTCTAACTCCAAATCCCACAAATCCAATGAAGCAAGAGACATTTTATTACGATAA
- a CDS encoding heavy metal translocating P-type ATPase metal-binding domain-containing protein has protein sequence MSKTCYHCGSPSQTWVQHDGKDFCCEGCVMVYDILKEKEMGAYYDINKAPGIRKKAVSAEYYDYLDQEDIKKSVLDFYDGSVARVKLYIPSIHCSSCIWLIENLHQLHKGVINSSVNFNKREASITFNEEVVRLSELMTLLSSINYKPHIKTEEQKKAVKKSRKLIIKLGVAGFAFGNVMLFSFPDYLSDDISLHPELISLFKWLSWVLSIVVMTYSGNEYFITAWKNLRKKLISIDLPIAIGILAIFLRSTYEIVTGFGSGYLDSLTGLVFFLLIGKWYQAKTYEALSFDNDFTSYFPLGITRIKDNEEEIVPINQLESGDKISVRNGEIIPADASLLSLGASIDYSFITGESVPVRKQKGELIYAGGRVIGSALLLKVEKKVETGYLAELWKEKTDKQSKESVLSVTLDAISKYFTIGILLIATITGLYWLWVDSSKALLAFTSVLIIACPCALALSVPFTFGHTSRIMGKNNFYLKLTAVIEGLTKTDTIVFDKTGTLTDSDVFDVQYKGKELDHFNSSLIKSLAHQSRHPLSRALYQYLIEAGEFEVSKFNEQEGLGVEAFIMGYKLKLGSASFIGYHSEEQQEAAKVFISIDDEQFGYFVVHNYYRPDWKEMLAKVQDLAEVHILSGDNDAEKEVLSKELKNRDDLHFFQTPKDKQEYVANLKKQGKYVMMLGDGMNDVAALKEAQVGIAVADDVYQFSPSSDAIINASVLVDIPSFIRFSKMAKKIVYVAILISFLYNVVGMSFAVSGQLSPLLAAILMPLSSASVVIFTSLSVMATAKKIRLI, from the coding sequence ATGAGCAAGACCTGTTATCATTGCGGAAGCCCTTCCCAAACATGGGTTCAGCACGACGGAAAAGATTTCTGTTGTGAGGGTTGTGTGATGGTATATGATATTTTGAAAGAAAAGGAAATGGGTGCTTATTATGATATCAATAAAGCGCCTGGAATTCGAAAAAAAGCAGTTAGTGCCGAATATTACGATTATCTCGACCAAGAGGATATTAAAAAGTCAGTCCTGGATTTCTATGATGGCTCTGTTGCGCGTGTGAAACTTTATATTCCTTCCATTCATTGTAGTTCATGTATTTGGTTAATTGAGAACCTGCATCAGCTTCATAAAGGGGTGATTAACTCATCTGTAAATTTTAATAAGAGAGAGGCCAGTATTACCTTTAATGAAGAAGTTGTTAGATTAAGCGAATTGATGACTCTTTTGTCGTCCATTAATTACAAGCCTCACATTAAAACCGAAGAGCAAAAAAAAGCGGTTAAAAAGAGTCGAAAACTCATAATAAAGTTAGGGGTGGCTGGTTTTGCTTTTGGTAATGTAATGTTGTTTAGTTTTCCCGATTATCTCTCTGATGATATTTCGCTTCATCCAGAGTTGATCAGTTTGTTTAAATGGCTTAGTTGGGTATTGTCAATTGTTGTAATGACATATTCGGGCAATGAGTATTTTATTACTGCCTGGAAAAACTTGAGAAAGAAGCTAATATCCATCGATTTGCCCATTGCCATTGGTATTCTGGCTATCTTTCTTCGAAGTACTTATGAGATTGTAACAGGTTTTGGATCGGGTTATCTTGATTCGTTGACGGGCTTGGTATTTTTTCTCTTGATTGGGAAATGGTATCAGGCGAAGACTTATGAAGCTCTCAGTTTTGATAATGATTTTACATCTTATTTCCCTTTAGGAATCACCCGAATTAAAGACAATGAGGAAGAGATCGTTCCAATCAATCAATTGGAATCCGGTGATAAAATATCGGTTAGGAATGGAGAAATAATTCCTGCTGATGCAAGTTTGTTATCGTTGGGTGCATCCATTGATTATAGCTTTATTACAGGAGAATCGGTACCTGTACGAAAGCAAAAAGGTGAATTAATTTATGCGGGAGGAAGAGTAATTGGCAGTGCCTTACTATTGAAGGTTGAAAAAAAGGTAGAGACAGGCTATTTGGCTGAGTTATGGAAGGAAAAAACAGACAAGCAAAGTAAGGAATCTGTTTTGTCGGTTACTTTAGATGCTATAAGTAAGTATTTCACTATAGGTATTTTATTGATTGCAACCATAACTGGTTTATATTGGCTTTGGGTAGATAGTTCTAAGGCATTATTGGCTTTTACTTCGGTATTAATCATTGCATGTCCTTGTGCATTGGCTTTATCTGTTCCATTTACTTTTGGTCATACAAGCCGAATAATGGGAAAAAATAACTTCTATTTGAAACTAACAGCTGTTATTGAAGGGTTAACTAAAACTGACACTATTGTTTTTGACAAAACGGGCACATTAACAGATTCAGATGTGTTTGACGTTCAGTATAAAGGAAAGGAGCTTGATCATTTTAATTCATCTTTGATAAAATCTTTGGCTCATCAATCTAGGCATCCGTTAAGTAGGGCTTTGTATCAGTATTTGATTGAGGCCGGAGAATTTGAAGTGAGTAAATTTAATGAGCAAGAGGGATTGGGTGTAGAGGCTTTTATTATGGGATATAAACTGAAGTTGGGGTCAGCATCTTTCATCGGGTATCATTCCGAAGAGCAACAAGAAGCAGCAAAGGTTTTTATATCGATTGATGATGAGCAATTTGGGTATTTTGTTGTTCATAATTATTATCGTCCTGATTGGAAAGAAATGTTGGCGAAAGTTCAGGATTTAGCTGAAGTTCATATTCTTTCGGGCGATAATGATGCAGAGAAGGAAGTGCTGTCTAAAGAACTAAAGAACAGGGATGATCTGCACTTTTTCCAAACTCCAAAAGATAAGCAAGAGTATGTTGCTAACTTGAAAAAACAAGGCAAATACGTGATGATGTTGGGTGATGGAATGAATGATGTTGCAGCATTAAAGGAAGCGCAGGTAGGCATAGCTGTAGCTGATGATGTTTATCAGTTTTCTCCTTCAAGTGATGCTATTATTAATGCATCTGTATTGGTTGATATTCCAAGTTTTATACGATTTTCAAAAATGGCAAAAAAGATTGTGTATGTCGCCATTCTTATTTCTTTCTTATACAATGTTGTGGGGATGAGTTTTGCCGTATCTGGGCAACTAAGTCCTCTGTTGGCTGCTATTCTAATGCCCTTGAGTAGTGCATCAGTTGTTATTTTTACCAGTTTAAGCGTAATGGCAACAGCAAAAAAGATTCGTTTAATTTAA
- a CDS encoding D-hexose-6-phosphate mutarotase, protein MQLNKLNEEFGIEEVLTFKQEQHTIMAEVTTQFSIAKISLYGAQVLSFIPNRGKDLLFVSSETLYEEGKAIRGGIPVCWPWFNAHPTDSTKPSHGFARISFWEVLSTCKKEDEIIIALGLKSDDNTRKYFPYEFEAVLEVSVGKSLNIELTTKNIGSELFDVSAALHTYFNISDISTIKLQGLHQTEYKDDVLEIEAVQDAEMITFSGRTDRRYRNTESDVSIIDTDRTIHVGKKGSKITVVWNPGAELASQMADLGNNDYKKMVCVESANSLEDTVTLESGASHCLGTTIF, encoded by the coding sequence ATGCAACTTAATAAATTAAATGAAGAGTTTGGTATTGAGGAAGTTCTTACTTTTAAACAAGAGCAGCACACAATAATGGCAGAAGTAACGACTCAATTCTCAATAGCAAAAATATCATTATACGGAGCTCAGGTATTGAGCTTTATACCCAATAGAGGGAAAGATCTACTTTTTGTAAGTAGTGAGACCTTATACGAGGAAGGAAAAGCTATTAGAGGAGGTATTCCTGTTTGTTGGCCGTGGTTTAATGCTCATCCTACAGACAGCACAAAACCGTCGCATGGATTTGCACGAATTTCATTCTGGGAGGTGTTATCAACATGCAAAAAGGAAGATGAAATTATCATTGCTTTGGGCTTAAAGTCAGATGACAATACAAGAAAATATTTTCCTTATGAATTTGAAGCTGTACTTGAAGTAAGTGTTGGTAAAAGCCTTAATATTGAGTTAACTACTAAAAATATAGGATCAGAATTATTCGACGTAAGTGCGGCTCTCCATACCTATTTTAATATTTCGGATATCAGTACAATTAAACTACAAGGTTTGCATCAAACCGAATACAAAGATGATGTTTTGGAGATAGAAGCAGTGCAGGATGCTGAAATGATTACTTTTTCTGGTAGAACAGACCGGAGATATCGCAATACTGAAAGCGATGTTTCTATCATTGATACTGATCGTACTATCCATGTTGGTAAAAAAGGAAGCAAAATTACGGTAGTTTGGAATCCGGGTGCCGAATTAGCCTCGCAAATGGCAGATTTAGGTAACAATGATTACAAAAAAATGGTTTGCGTAGAGTCTGCAAATAGCTTGGAAGATACGGTTACGCTAGAGTCTGGAGCTTCTCATTGCTTGGGCACAACGATTTTTTAG